The following proteins are co-located in the Plasmodium vinckei vinckei genome assembly, chromosome: PVVCY_11 genome:
- a CDS encoding malate:quinone oxidoreductase, putative encodes MLNIKNIARRINSINNVNDISCKLYSCSTNGTYNINSLRENRNFSTKSNNSEKVSINVNKQNELGNDVYDTVIIGGGVTGTALLFLLSKFSSLKKLAIIERRDGFAQVASHGKNNSQTIHCGDIETNYSFEKAKFIKRYADMLRNYLSHLPKEKREDISCVTQKMVLGVGEKECQFLEERYPTFKQLFKTMKLYNKNDIYKVEPNVALKSENKLRDEMISSLYMPPELTTCDYQKLSQSFIESSQNLNNKNKKISINVSTEVINIEEVNDSLFKIHTNKGILKSRFVVVSACGHSLLIAQKMNYGLEYSCLPVAGSFYFTNKMLNGKVYTIQNPALPFAAVHGDPDIIAKDKTRFGPTALPLPLLERDNMKTLFDFLKVWNPDMNLFHVYFNLFKDITMLKYVSRNFLFEIPILNKYLFLKDVQKIIPSLTVNQLSYCVGFGGVRPQLINKKSKKLILGEGKIDSGKNILFNVTPSPGATTCLGNGEFDMNTICERLNETVSKKDVNKYLYQGDYPVNYL; translated from the coding sequence atgctgAATATTAAGAATATAGCTCGAAGGATAAATAGTATAAACAATGTGAATGATATATCGTGTAAGTTGTATAGTTGTTCTACTAATGGTAcgtataatataaattcattAAGGGAAAACAGAAACTTTAGTACAAAATCAAACAATAGTGAAAAAGTATctataaatgtaaataaacaaaatgaattagGGAATGATGTATATGATACAGTAATTATTGGTGGTGGTGTTACAGGTACCgctttactatttttattatcaaaattttcaagtttaaaaaaattagcaATTATAGAAAGACGAGATGGATTTGCTCAAGTAGCTTCacatggaaaaaataatagtcaAACTATCCATTGTGGAGATATAGAAACAAATTATAGTTTTGAAAAAGccaaatttataaaaagataTGCTGATATGTTaagaaattatttatcACATTTaccaaaagaaaaaagagaaGATATATCATGTGTAACACAAAAAATGGTTTTAGGTGTTGGGGAAAAAGAATGTCAATTTTTAGAAGAAAGATATCCAACATTTaaacaattatttaaaactatgaaattatataataaaaatgatatatataaagtaGAACCAAATGTAGCattaaaaagtgaaaataaattaagaGACGAAATGATATcatctttatatatgcCACCTGAATTAACTACATGTGattatcaaaaattatCACAAAGTTTTATTGAATCTTcacaaaatttaaataataaaaataaaaaaatttctaTCAATGTTTCTACTGaagttataaatatagaagaaGTAAATGATTccttatttaaaatacatACAAATAAAGGTATTTTAAAATCAAGGTTTGTAGTCGTATCTGCATGTGGTCATTCATTGTTAATAGctcaaaaaatgaattatggATTGGAATATAGTTGTTTACCTGTAGCAGGTagcttttattttactaataaaatgttaaaTGGTAAAGTTTATACTATACAAAATCCAGCATTACCATTTGCAGCTGTACATGGTGATCCAGATATTATCGCAAAAGATAAAACCCGTTTTGGCCCAACCGCTCTACCTTTACCTTTACTTGAAAGAGATAATATGAAAactttatttgattttttaaaagtatGGAACCCAGATATGAATCTATTTCATGTCTactttaatttatttaaagatataacaatgttaaaatatgtttcgAGGAATTTCTTATTTGAAATAcctattttaaataaatatctatttttaaaggatgttcaaaaaattattccaTCTCTCACTGTAAATCAGTTATCTTATTGTGTTGGGTTTGGAGGGGTTAGACCACAacttataaacaaaaaatcaaaaaaactTATTTTGGGAGAAGGAAAAATAGACTCTGGTAAAAACATCCTGTTTAATGTTACTCCATCTCCTGGTGCTACTACATGTTTGGGAAATGGAGAGTTTGACATGAATACTATTTGTGAAAGACTCAATGAAACAGTTAGCAAAAAGGATGTCAACAAATATCTCTATCAAGGAGATTATCCAGTCAATTATTTGTAA
- a CDS encoding mitochondrial import receptor subunit TOM40, putative, translating into MEITNAFKKLFRQKFAYIERNSIFDTRQKKDEEPNRKKGRFFNNKLLTLCEEINDIDNFQKKKYGDIDNINDIEKNKQNDDDKNSKDPNLLPFANTFDAPNALLFENLNKEYKYITTQDNFDGFRFEVDKNVNKYLQSTHTLFLGTSLRDVGYLYQFGANFASSDNTLLMISRVNLDGSVNGRFCKKINNFFDCKFNFNTYNKNDPRNMYEMSLEVNNPQNTYNFKTIWQGAWIFNASYTQLITKRLQAGVDLTYIGSNCASIGSFGLRYNHNNHVLTMQCVRQPNFKSPEFMLNQAHSYKMQYARKISDRLSVGTELELTPETKESAMRLGWDYSFRHAKVQGSIDTSGKIAVFTQDYSGFGVSGYIDYLNNEYKFGFMMHIAPSQEQPQPQ; encoded by the coding sequence ATGGAGATAACAAATGCTTTTAAAAAGTTGTTTCGACAAaaatttgcatatatagaACGTAATTCGATTTTTGACACACGACAAAAGAAAGATGAGGAACCAAACAGAAAGAAAGGaagattttttaataataaattattaacattatgtgaagaaataaatgatatagataattttcaaaaaaaaaaatatggtgatattgataatattaatgatatagaaaaaaataaacaaaatgacgatgataaaaattcaaagGATCCAAATTTATTACCATTTGCAAATACATTTGATGCCCCTAatgctttattatttgaaaatttaaataaagaatataaatatataactacTCAAGATAATTTTGATGGATTTAGATTTGAggttgataaaaatgttaataaatatttacaatcAACCCATACCTTATTTTTAGGTACATCCTTAAGGGATGTCggatatttatatcaatttGGAGCAAATTTTGCAAGTAGTGATAATACTTTATTAATGATTAGTAGAGTTAATTTGGATGGTAGTGTTAATGGAcgattttgtaaaaaaataaataattttttcgattgtaaatttaattttaatacatataataaaaatgatccAAGGAATATGTATGAAATGTCATTAGAAGTAAATAACCCACAAAAtacttataattttaaaacaatttggCAAGGGGCTTGGATATTTAATGCTTCATATACACaattaataacaaaaaGATTACAAGCAGGTGTCGATTTGACATATATAGGATCCAATTGTGCATCCATTGGATCTTTTGGCTTACGATATAATCATAATAATCATGTCTTAACTATGCAATGTGTTAGACAGCCAAATTTTAAATCACCAGAATTTATGTTAAATCAGGCACACTCATATAAAATGCAATATGCTAGAAAAATATCTGATCGTTTATCGGTGGGAACAGAACTTGAACTTACTCCAGAAACTAAAGAATCAGCAATGAGACTAGGTTGGGATTATTCATTTAGACATGCAAAGGTGCAAGGGTCAATTGATACTAGTGGGAAAATTGCTGTTTTTACTCAAGACTATTCAGGATTTGGAGTTAGTGGATACattgattatttaaataatgaatataaatttggTTTTATGATGCACATTGCTCCATCACAAGAACAGCCACAACCACAATAA